In one window of Opitutus sp. GAS368 DNA:
- a CDS encoding RNA polymerase sigma factor, translated as MNPLLPASEPTPSTDQGRWFVAEVHPHAPALKSWLRSRFPRLPDVEDIAQIAFLRLWRRQSQPGTAMPRSPKAVLFAIARNAAIDEVRHRVASRTDAVAETGQLHVLDEGSDVPATVSARQELEFLADALRGLPTRCRQVITLTKIYGLTEKQVAEKLGISENTVRTHVVRGMESCTEYLRRHGVNRK; from the coding sequence GTGAACCCGTTGTTGCCCGCCTCCGAGCCGACCCCCAGCACCGATCAGGGGCGTTGGTTCGTGGCCGAGGTGCACCCCCATGCCCCGGCGCTGAAATCCTGGCTGCGGTCGCGGTTTCCCCGGCTGCCGGATGTGGAGGACATCGCCCAGATTGCCTTCCTGCGCCTCTGGCGGCGCCAGAGCCAACCCGGCACCGCAATGCCCAGATCACCCAAGGCCGTGCTGTTTGCCATCGCCCGCAACGCCGCCATCGACGAAGTGCGCCACCGGGTGGCTTCCCGCACGGATGCTGTCGCGGAAACCGGGCAGTTGCACGTCTTAGATGAAGGATCGGATGTGCCGGCAACCGTCAGCGCCCGCCAGGAACTCGAATTCCTGGCCGATGCGCTGCGGGGACTGCCCACCCGTTGCCGCCAAGTCATCACTTTAACCAAGATCTATGGCCTCACCGAAAAGCAGGTTGCCGAAAAACTGGGCATCTCCGAAAACACGGTCCGCACCCATGTGGTGCGGGGCATGGAAAGCTGCACGGAATACCTGCGCCGCCATGGCGTGAACCGGAAATGA
- the truB gene encoding tRNA pseudouridine(55) synthase TruB has protein sequence MSLQQAKEMEGVLLVDKPRGLTSHDVVYRLRRKLQMKKIGHAGTLDPMATGVLVMLIGKATRISQYLMSVDKIYEGEATLGVVTDSQDAEGEIMETRPVPELTEAQVLEAMKTFLGDQYQTPPMHSAIKIGGVKLYHLARKGEEVEREPRFIRVAAFDLLSFARPKLTFDLHCTKGTYVRTIAHDLGQKLGCGAHLSALRRTGSGQFKIAQCLPLDEIEKLSLPEIERRLIPVYEAAPRVAL, from the coding sequence ATGAGCCTCCAGCAGGCCAAGGAAATGGAGGGCGTGTTGCTCGTGGACAAGCCCAGGGGCCTGACGTCGCACGACGTGGTCTACCGGCTGCGGCGCAAGCTGCAGATGAAGAAGATCGGCCATGCGGGCACGCTCGACCCGATGGCGACCGGCGTGCTGGTGATGCTCATCGGCAAGGCGACCCGCATTTCCCAATACCTGATGAGCGTGGACAAGATCTACGAGGGCGAGGCCACGCTGGGCGTCGTCACGGACTCGCAGGACGCCGAGGGCGAGATCATGGAGACGCGCCCGGTGCCGGAGCTGACCGAGGCGCAGGTGCTCGAGGCGATGAAGACCTTCCTCGGCGACCAATACCAGACGCCCCCGATGCACTCGGCCATCAAGATCGGCGGCGTGAAGCTCTACCACCTGGCGCGGAAGGGCGAGGAAGTGGAGCGCGAGCCGCGGTTCATCCGCGTGGCGGCGTTCGACCTGCTGTCGTTCGCACGGCCGAAACTGACCTTTGACCTGCACTGCACCAAGGGCACGTATGTGCGCACCATCGCGCACGACCTCGGGCAGAAACTCGGTTGCGGCGCCCACCTGTCGGCGCTGCGCCGCACGGGCAGCGGCCAGTTCAAGATCGCCCAGTGCCTGCCGCTGGACGAGATCGAGAAACTGAGCCTGCCGGAAATCGAAAGGCGCCTGATCCCCGTCTACGAGGCGGCGCCCCGCGTGGCGCTGTGA
- a CDS encoding substrate-binding domain-containing protein — MPHLPRFFLLLAFAFAGSAAWAGSLPAYAPEGALAGELHLMGTDVMDTLTLAWLEVFRRAHPQVEATQEARGANTVFPGLLSGASQLGPLSREASAQEVAAFTKKFGYPPTAIRVTLGTYADFGLSPPIVIFVHRDNPLKELTLAQLEEIFARDGKITTWDQLGLTGEWVGRPIALWGLRLPNGTATFFQAAGMHGRDFRPTMILRPATDGLSRSAQRAANGGVQAFVDILAGIAQDRFALGYAAPGYNRAGVKMLALAPAAGIPAASPTPKNIASLRYPLVRFTYLYLNRAPGAALEPNVKEFLRIVLSSQGQDLVAERSGFLPLPASVVREELAKLGRPPSP, encoded by the coding sequence ATGCCGCACCTTCCCCGTTTTTTCCTGCTGCTGGCCTTCGCATTCGCCGGCTCTGCCGCGTGGGCCGGAAGCTTGCCCGCCTATGCGCCCGAGGGCGCGCTGGCGGGAGAACTGCACCTCATGGGCACGGATGTGATGGACACCCTCACGCTCGCGTGGCTCGAGGTTTTCCGGCGAGCGCATCCGCAGGTGGAGGCGACGCAGGAGGCGCGCGGGGCCAATACGGTGTTCCCGGGCCTGCTGAGCGGGGCCAGCCAGCTCGGACCGCTATCGCGCGAGGCCTCGGCCCAGGAGGTGGCCGCCTTCACCAAAAAATTCGGCTATCCCCCCACGGCGATCCGCGTGACCCTCGGCACCTACGCCGACTTTGGCCTTTCCCCTCCCATCGTGATCTTTGTCCACCGGGACAACCCGCTCAAGGAGCTCACCCTGGCGCAACTCGAGGAAATTTTTGCGCGCGATGGCAAGATCACCACCTGGGACCAGCTGGGCCTGACGGGTGAATGGGTGGGCCGGCCGATCGCTCTGTGGGGCCTGCGGCTGCCGAACGGCACCGCGACTTTTTTCCAGGCCGCCGGCATGCACGGGCGTGATTTCCGCCCGACCATGATCCTGCGGCCGGCGACCGACGGATTGTCCCGCAGCGCGCAACGCGCGGCCAACGGCGGCGTGCAGGCCTTCGTCGACATTCTCGCCGGAATTGCGCAGGACCGGTTCGCCCTCGGTTATGCCGCCCCCGGCTACAATCGGGCCGGGGTCAAGATGCTCGCCTTGGCGCCGGCCGCCGGCATCCCGGCCGCCAGCCCCACGCCGAAAAACATCGCGAGCCTGCGCTACCCGCTGGTCCGCTTCACCTACCTTTACCTCAATCGCGCCCCGGGAGCAGCTCTTGAACCCAACGTGAAGGAATTCCTGCGGATTGTGCTCAGCTCCCAGGGCCAGGATCTGGTGGCGGAGCGCAGCGGGTTTCTGCCGCTGCCCGCCTCCGTTGTGCGCGAGGAACTCGCCAAGCTGGGCAGACCGCCTTCCCCATGA
- a CDS encoding FecR domain-containing protein: MMKPVHPTPTPSSGIATAQSIQRQAAEWLALRAARPLSPDEQAALAEWCAADPRHVAMLAEVDDAYQTFDRLAFYPRPPDGAVDPDLLVRRRGFAPVALAVAAAAAVALTALFWWQAPSSTVAPAPLVAAAPHFLRLPDGSRVELNSGSEVAEHFTATERRVRLVRGEAHFEVAKNPLRPFIVEANNISVRAVGTAFDVRLGATAVDVLVTEGKVGVTSASRPLAVSGEAHRDAATPAALGPGVILVAGQRTAVPTAPTPSTPPELVVENLSEPQIARALSWQSSRLVFDAMPLAEVVERFNRSAAGQDGPRAVHLQVRGTDLEGLRISGRIRYDSIENFVEVLEENFDVTAEHRGSEIILRRRR, translated from the coding sequence ATGATGAAACCCGTCCACCCCACGCCGACACCCTCCTCCGGGATCGCAACCGCCCAATCCATCCAGCGGCAGGCGGCCGAATGGCTGGCGCTCCGGGCGGCGCGGCCGTTGAGCCCGGATGAACAGGCCGCCTTGGCCGAGTGGTGCGCCGCCGATCCGCGGCACGTGGCCATGCTGGCCGAGGTCGACGACGCCTACCAGACTTTCGACCGGCTGGCCTTTTATCCGCGCCCGCCGGACGGGGCCGTCGATCCGGACCTGCTGGTTCGTCGCCGGGGTTTCGCCCCGGTGGCGCTGGCTGTTGCGGCGGCGGCGGCCGTCGCCCTGACCGCCCTCTTCTGGTGGCAGGCTCCCTCGTCGACTGTGGCCCCCGCGCCGCTGGTCGCCGCCGCCCCGCATTTCCTGCGCCTGCCCGACGGCTCCCGGGTCGAGCTGAATTCCGGGAGCGAAGTGGCCGAGCATTTCACGGCCACGGAGCGCCGCGTCCGCCTGGTGCGCGGCGAGGCTCACTTTGAGGTGGCGAAGAATCCGCTCCGGCCGTTCATCGTCGAGGCGAACAATATCTCCGTCCGCGCCGTCGGCACCGCCTTCGACGTCCGGCTCGGCGCCACCGCCGTGGATGTCCTTGTGACCGAGGGCAAGGTGGGCGTCACCTCCGCCAGCCGGCCGCTCGCGGTTTCCGGCGAAGCGCACCGGGACGCCGCAACCCCGGCGGCGCTCGGCCCGGGCGTGATTCTCGTCGCCGGGCAACGGACCGCGGTGCCCACCGCTCCCACCCCGTCGACACCGCCGGAACTCGTCGTCGAGAATCTGAGCGAGCCCCAGATCGCCCGTGCCCTCTCCTGGCAAAGCAGCCGGCTGGTCTTCGACGCCATGCCGCTCGCGGAGGTCGTGGAACGGTTCAACCGCTCGGCCGCCGGGCAGGACGGCCCGCGCGCCGTGCATCTCCAGGTCCGCGGCACCGACCTCGAAGGCCTGCGGATCAGCGGCCGCATCCGCTACGACAGCATCGAGAATTTTGTCGAGGTGCTGGAGGAGAATTTCGACGTCACGGCTGAGCACCGGGGCTCCGAAATCATCCTGCGCCGGCGGCGCTGA
- the ribF gene encoding riboflavin biosynthesis protein RibF, with the protein MSALLQFDGLERATLPAQPLHLAIGMFDGVHLGHQSVIESAIHSARRSGGLAGVLTFWPHPSVLFRPDQPVPQLMSPAMKRRVLGGLGIDFLVEQGFTREFAGIDAREFVAFLRRCLPQLAAVYVGENWRFGRDRAGDVTVLVEEARKAGLAVFSAPRLNHNGAPISSSRIRELLAAGAVAEANALLGYSYFAEGVVERGKQLGRTIGFPTLNVAWEPELRPAYGVYVVEVLTGQKKPLKGVANYGLRPTVEQTTRPLLEVHLLETSSLTYGDKLTVNWLHFLRPESKFGSMEELRRQIEKDRQSALKFFQK; encoded by the coding sequence GTGAGCGCGTTGCTCCAGTTCGACGGTCTCGAGCGCGCGACGCTGCCGGCGCAGCCGCTGCACCTGGCCATCGGCATGTTTGACGGCGTGCACCTCGGGCACCAGTCCGTGATCGAGTCCGCCATCCACTCGGCCCGCCGCAGCGGCGGCCTGGCCGGGGTGCTGACGTTCTGGCCGCACCCAAGCGTGCTCTTCCGGCCCGACCAACCCGTGCCGCAGCTGATGTCACCGGCGATGAAACGCCGGGTGCTCGGCGGACTGGGGATCGATTTCCTCGTCGAGCAGGGCTTCACCCGGGAGTTTGCGGGGATCGATGCCCGCGAGTTCGTGGCCTTCCTCCGGCGCTGTCTGCCGCAGCTGGCGGCGGTGTATGTCGGTGAGAACTGGCGCTTCGGGCGCGACCGGGCCGGTGACGTCACCGTGCTGGTCGAGGAGGCGCGCAAGGCCGGCCTCGCGGTCTTCAGCGCGCCCCGGCTCAACCACAACGGTGCGCCGATCAGCAGCTCGCGCATCCGGGAGCTGCTGGCGGCCGGGGCCGTCGCCGAGGCCAACGCCCTGCTGGGCTATTCCTATTTCGCGGAGGGCGTGGTGGAGCGGGGCAAGCAGCTCGGCCGCACCATCGGGTTTCCGACCCTCAACGTGGCCTGGGAACCCGAACTCAGGCCGGCCTACGGGGTGTATGTCGTGGAGGTTTTGACCGGGCAGAAGAAGCCCCTGAAGGGCGTGGCCAACTACGGCCTGCGGCCGACGGTGGAGCAGACCACCCGGCCGTTGCTGGAAGTCCACCTGCTGGAGACTTCGTCGCTCACTTATGGCGACAAACTGACCGTCAACTGGCTTCATTTCCTCCGGCCGGAGAGCAAGTTCGGCAGCATGGAGGAACTGCGGCGGCAGATCGAAAAAGACCGCCAGAGTGCCCTGAAATTCTTCCAGAAATGA
- a CDS encoding substrate-binding domain-containing protein, with amino-acid sequence MRLPSTIVLAGLVGLTGRTGAAESPPSAPVDPNRTVQGGSRAEFRETLHARADPGLPAYVPAHGVTEKLVVMGTDTMADLMNLWIAGFRRFHPQADFLLEARGSLTGATPLTEGRSDLATFSREMFPSEVEAFRGKHGYAPLAVRVALGGWRAPDRTGISVFFVHRDNPITRLTLDQLAAIYGTAPGREPVTTWGQLGLTGEWAGREVHPVGIAMPDGTANFIRHYVCGDTDFTSRLKGEKAGQPVKASVRILADIAADPGAIGYVSLLYENSATKSIAIARTAQGPYYTGTFEETASAQYPLTRFVYLYVNRVPGQRLDPRVEEFLRYILSLEGQRAVEAEGLFLPLPAALAAAERAKLE; translated from the coding sequence ATGCGGCTGCCCTCCACCATTGTCCTGGCCGGGCTGGTCGGCCTGACCGGCCGGACCGGCGCGGCGGAGTCCCCGCCGTCCGCCCCGGTTGATCCCAACCGCACCGTGCAGGGCGGATCGCGCGCCGAGTTCCGCGAAACGCTCCATGCCCGGGCCGATCCCGGCCTGCCGGCCTATGTGCCGGCGCACGGCGTGACGGAAAAACTGGTCGTGATGGGCACGGACACCATGGCCGACCTTATGAACCTTTGGATCGCGGGTTTCCGCCGGTTCCATCCGCAGGCCGATTTCCTCCTCGAGGCCAGGGGCTCGTTGACGGGGGCGACCCCACTCACCGAGGGCCGCTCGGACCTTGCCACGTTCTCCCGGGAGATGTTTCCCTCCGAAGTTGAAGCCTTCAGGGGGAAGCACGGCTATGCGCCGCTGGCGGTCCGGGTGGCGCTCGGTGGGTGGCGGGCGCCGGATCGCACGGGCATCAGCGTCTTTTTTGTCCATCGCGACAATCCCATCACGCGGCTGACCCTCGACCAGCTGGCCGCAATCTATGGCACCGCGCCCGGCCGCGAGCCGGTCACGACCTGGGGACAGCTCGGTCTGACCGGGGAGTGGGCCGGCCGCGAGGTTCATCCCGTCGGGATCGCCATGCCCGACGGCACCGCGAATTTCATCCGGCACTACGTTTGCGGGGACACGGATTTCACCAGCCGCCTCAAGGGCGAAAAAGCCGGCCAGCCGGTCAAGGCCTCCGTGCGCATTCTCGCCGACATCGCCGCTGATCCGGGCGCGATCGGCTATGTGAGCCTGCTTTACGAGAACTCCGCCACAAAAAGCATCGCCATCGCGCGGACCGCGCAGGGTCCCTACTACACCGGGACGTTCGAGGAAACCGCCTCCGCGCAATATCCGCTCACGCGCTTCGTCTACCTCTACGTCAACCGCGTCCCGGGCCAGCGGCTCGACCCCCGGGTCGAGGAATTTCTGCGTTACATCCTCAGCTTGGAAGGCCAGCGCGCCGTCGAGGCGGAGGGCCTCTTTCTGCCGCTGCCCGCGGCGCTCGCCGCCGCGGAGCGCGCCAAGCTGGAATAA
- a CDS encoding substrate-binding domain-containing protein, translating into MKHHLIHSCIANLLLTAALAGTAGPARAGSTYPEYVPGGKLAGEFHAMGSPTMDTITLGWIELFRAAHPETEDATTMEARANTTVVTGLISGQSHVGPASRALFPGEREAFVKKFGYEPTQILVCGGAYDRVGYSPALAIYVNEDNPLQAITLAQLEEIWAQGGKITTWGQLGLTGEWADKPIALYGLNLPNGIATFLQEATMHSREFRSGISTRATDRSGVVVVRALSGMVGAVGGDRYGLCYAGAANTQPHTRMLAISPGAGRPAVKLARDTVLDRSYPLSRYLYLYINRAPGKPVEAKVREFLHVVLSRQGQELITRRSPLLPLPPEVVREELAKID; encoded by the coding sequence ATGAAACATCACCTCATTCATTCCTGCATCGCAAATCTGCTGCTCACCGCCGCGTTGGCCGGCACGGCCGGTCCGGCCCGGGCCGGCTCCACCTACCCGGAATATGTCCCCGGCGGCAAACTGGCCGGCGAATTCCATGCGATGGGTTCGCCCACCATGGATACCATCACCCTCGGGTGGATAGAATTATTTCGCGCGGCGCATCCCGAGACCGAGGACGCCACCACCATGGAGGCCCGCGCCAACACGACCGTGGTCACCGGCCTGATCAGCGGACAGAGCCACGTCGGACCCGCGTCACGGGCGCTCTTTCCCGGCGAGCGGGAGGCGTTCGTGAAGAAATTCGGCTACGAGCCCACCCAGATTCTCGTCTGCGGTGGTGCCTACGACCGCGTGGGGTATTCGCCGGCGCTCGCGATCTACGTCAACGAGGACAATCCCCTGCAGGCGATCACCCTCGCGCAGCTGGAGGAGATCTGGGCCCAGGGGGGCAAAATCACCACTTGGGGCCAGCTCGGCCTGACCGGCGAGTGGGCCGACAAACCCATCGCCCTTTACGGCCTCAACCTGCCCAACGGCATTGCAACGTTCCTCCAGGAAGCCACCATGCACTCGCGCGAGTTTCGTTCGGGAATCTCCACCCGGGCGACGGACCGTTCCGGCGTCGTGGTCGTGCGGGCGCTCAGCGGCATGGTTGGCGCCGTCGGCGGCGATCGCTACGGCCTGTGCTATGCCGGCGCGGCCAACACCCAACCGCACACCCGGATGCTGGCGATCTCACCCGGTGCGGGCCGGCCCGCGGTAAAACTGGCGCGGGACACCGTGCTGGATCGCTCCTACCCGCTAAGCCGTTACCTCTACCTCTACATCAACCGTGCGCCCGGGAAGCCGGTCGAGGCCAAGGTCAGGGAATTTCTTCACGTCGTCCTGAGCCGGCAGGGACAGGAACTCATCACCCGCCGCAGCCCCCTGCTCCCGTTGCCACCCGAAGTCGTCCGCGAAGAGCTGGCCAAGATCGACTGA
- a CDS encoding substrate-binding domain-containing protein — MNLRRSPVAPYALTALLAVVTLAAVPLPVDPALPAYQPHPYDQAKNAGYLLPDGSIRIIGAQGMDVAFKNLNALFTQSHPGVKFTMELKSAATAIGGLYTGVSAFGPTVRAFWVAEIGAFRMTFGYEPIALKVAHGAFAAVSKANPIAIFVNRRNPVDKLTTGQVARIFSTGGGRGDITFWGQVGATGDWARHRIHPIGPSPTNGNIQGVAIFMKQTHFDDRPLAANYEEALNTAEVYRRVSEETSAIGFASFDGIQGKNLPEVKIVAIADREDGYYSSASPEDVRTRKYPYTRDIYIYVNRAPGQPLDPFVREYLRMVLSKEGQQAFIAQEAGFLPLDAGEVAAELAKLN; from the coding sequence ATGAACCTCCGTCGCTCGCCCGTCGCCCCATACGCCCTGACCGCCTTGCTGGCCGTCGTGACGCTCGCGGCGGTGCCGTTGCCGGTCGACCCGGCATTGCCGGCCTACCAGCCGCACCCCTATGATCAGGCCAAGAACGCCGGCTATCTGCTGCCGGATGGCTCGATCCGGATCATCGGGGCGCAGGGCATGGACGTCGCGTTCAAGAATCTCAACGCCCTTTTCACGCAGTCCCACCCCGGGGTGAAATTCACGATGGAGTTGAAAAGCGCCGCCACCGCCATCGGCGGGCTTTACACCGGAGTGTCGGCGTTCGGACCGACCGTGCGGGCCTTCTGGGTCGCTGAGATCGGCGCGTTCCGGATGACGTTCGGCTACGAGCCCATCGCCCTCAAGGTGGCGCACGGCGCCTTCGCGGCGGTCAGCAAGGCCAATCCCATCGCAATCTTCGTCAACCGCCGCAATCCGGTCGACAAACTCACCACCGGGCAGGTGGCGCGGATTTTTTCCACCGGCGGAGGCCGGGGCGACATCACGTTTTGGGGCCAGGTTGGCGCCACGGGGGATTGGGCGCGTCACCGGATTCATCCGATCGGGCCGAGCCCGACCAACGGCAACATCCAGGGTGTCGCAATTTTCATGAAGCAGACTCACTTCGACGACCGGCCGCTCGCCGCGAACTACGAGGAAGCGCTGAACACGGCGGAAGTGTATCGACGGGTGAGCGAGGAAACCTCGGCCATTGGTTTCGCGAGCTTTGACGGTATCCAGGGCAAGAACCTGCCCGAAGTGAAGATCGTCGCCATCGCGGACCGCGAGGACGGCTACTATTCCAGCGCCTCGCCGGAGGATGTGCGCACGCGGAAATATCCCTACACGCGCGACATTTACATCTACGTGAACCGCGCGCCGGGTCAGCCCCTGGATCCTTTCGTCCGGGAATACCTGCGGATGGTGCTTTCGAAGGAAGGCCAGCAAGCCTTTATCGCCCAGGAAGCCGGTTTCCTGCCCCTCGATGCCGGCGAAGTCGCCGCCGAGCTCGCCAAATTGAACTAG
- a CDS encoding TonB-dependent receptor yields MSPHASPKRAFGKTFAFLCLASLSFLPARAAEPVKRAFDLPAADAAVTLKAFAEQSGREIVYAVDAVRGTRTNAVKGELLPQEALELMLAGTDLMATQSKGGLLAVKKAPDPKDQRAAQTTAPSARPNKEEVTELAKFTVTGSNIPTAANATSSPVTILGSKQIDQAGVNANMLELLRKRLPSITGRSNIGAANANNVNQITLGGSQIALRNLDTLVLINGRRVATNGANGIRGRNFVDVNQIPVAAVERVEILTDGASAIYGSDAVGGVVNFILKSDYQGAEAGGRMAWATGNGNYTERSAYVVAGAGQKGVSVTVSGNWTKNTPLFQKDRPFSQSITGRNATIAGAIGSGTVFPTHFLNPTLNSPSQTNPTGSNATATSLNALVANGTYVPSDFATIAATFDSALYTTLLLGQEQKTALVNASADLFGKKLVAFGSAILGKTDSSYQLPAQTTTFTEPARAPFNPLTVAFPRIGFSYLPAPIQYTENSKSNWASGGLRGELGPRWNWEAAYTYNDNRISQRQKNVYYTPNLTRALAGGFDAAGNAVAGGAYSRVIAGFSEATGSFVFQPALDPFARAAAVNPASLANLLGTAVIAVGSKLDSTDLKLVGTPFNLPAGEVGLAVGGSTRKEEVFGQPDENSYVSGPTAARWTGAGTFDPFDQSRRIDSGFAEVRIPVTSPAWNFRGARVLDLSLAYRMEKYSDVGNSSVPKYSVRWQPVDESLTLRYTYAKSFTAPGLYFLFGPSNQTLTTAATVPTALGFPGQANNLTTNNPDLKPSTAVTQAAGLVFSPKGIKNLTLTVDYISADQKGVVGGPGAGVTLSTTDRLGAASPYLGNVALNNFPGRPGAVAITQVHQLSDLLRNGGSASSIYLTSNFINLSGAKVRAFDVNVDYELHTENLGKFDFNSAATIFQSYRFKALPEQPYYEYVGYATNGGTGQQGTIPRYRLYSVVDWNRGPWRVMVGNTFVPGVTDIGVGGDTYANSTTIKATPVASYASWDLQFGYTFAGKSTHRWIPRNTKLTLGVNNVFDRMPPSAPQAFTDSSVDPSTYGLIGRLIFVSTAVKF; encoded by the coding sequence ATGTCACCTCACGCCTCACCCAAGCGCGCCTTCGGAAAGACCTTCGCTTTCCTTTGCCTTGCCTCCCTGTCTTTTCTCCCCGCCCGGGCCGCCGAGCCCGTCAAGCGCGCCTTCGACCTGCCCGCGGCTGATGCGGCGGTCACGCTGAAGGCCTTTGCCGAGCAATCCGGCCGCGAAATTGTCTATGCCGTCGACGCCGTGCGCGGCACGCGGACCAACGCGGTGAAGGGCGAGCTGCTGCCGCAGGAAGCGCTTGAGCTGATGCTCGCCGGCACGGATCTGATGGCGACCCAGTCAAAGGGCGGCCTGCTGGCCGTCAAAAAGGCTCCCGACCCAAAAGACCAAAGGGCGGCGCAGACCACGGCCCCGAGCGCCCGCCCGAATAAGGAGGAGGTCACCGAGCTGGCCAAGTTTACCGTCACCGGTTCCAACATCCCGACCGCGGCGAATGCGACGTCCTCGCCCGTCACCATCCTCGGCAGCAAGCAGATCGACCAGGCCGGCGTGAACGCCAACATGCTGGAACTGCTCCGCAAGCGGCTGCCCTCGATCACCGGCCGGAGCAATATCGGCGCCGCCAACGCGAACAACGTCAACCAGATCACCCTGGGCGGTTCGCAGATCGCGCTGCGCAACCTCGATACGCTGGTGTTGATCAACGGCCGCCGGGTCGCCACCAACGGCGCCAACGGCATCCGCGGGAGGAATTTCGTGGACGTCAACCAGATCCCGGTCGCCGCCGTGGAGCGCGTGGAAATCCTCACCGACGGGGCTTCCGCCATCTACGGCTCCGATGCGGTGGGCGGCGTGGTGAATTTCATCCTGAAATCCGACTACCAGGGCGCCGAGGCGGGCGGGCGCATGGCCTGGGCCACCGGCAACGGCAATTACACGGAACGCTCCGCCTACGTGGTCGCCGGGGCCGGCCAGAAGGGCGTGAGCGTCACGGTCTCCGGCAACTGGACGAAGAACACCCCGTTGTTCCAGAAGGACCGCCCCTTCAGCCAGTCGATCACCGGCCGCAATGCCACCATCGCCGGCGCGATCGGCTCGGGCACGGTCTTCCCGACGCACTTCCTCAACCCCACCCTCAACTCACCCAGCCAGACCAATCCCACCGGCAGCAACGCGACGGCGACCAGCTTGAACGCGCTCGTCGCCAACGGCACCTATGTGCCGTCGGATTTCGCCACGATCGCGGCCACCTTCGACTCCGCGCTCTACACCACCCTGCTGCTCGGCCAGGAACAGAAAACCGCGCTCGTCAACGCGTCCGCCGACCTGTTCGGCAAAAAACTCGTCGCCTTCGGCTCGGCCATCCTGGGCAAGACCGACAGCTCCTACCAGCTGCCCGCGCAGACGACCACGTTCACCGAGCCGGCCCGCGCACCCTTCAATCCCCTCACGGTCGCCTTCCCCCGCATCGGTTTCTCCTACCTGCCCGCCCCGATCCAATACACGGAGAACAGCAAATCGAACTGGGCCTCCGGCGGCTTGCGCGGCGAGCTGGGCCCCAGGTGGAACTGGGAGGCCGCCTACACCTACAACGACAATCGCATCAGCCAGCGCCAAAAGAACGTCTACTACACGCCCAACCTCACCCGCGCCCTCGCCGGCGGCTTCGATGCCGCGGGCAACGCGGTCGCCGGTGGCGCCTACAGCCGGGTGATCGCGGGTTTCTCGGAAGCGACCGGGAGCTTCGTCTTCCAGCCGGCACTGGACCCGTTCGCCCGCGCGGCGGCGGTCAATCCCGCGTCACTGGCCAACCTGCTTGGCACCGCGGTGATCGCCGTGGGCAGCAAGCTGGACTCGACCGACCTGAAACTGGTCGGCACCCCCTTCAACCTGCCCGCGGGTGAAGTGGGCCTCGCGGTGGGCGGTTCCACCCGCAAGGAAGAGGTGTTCGGCCAGCCCGACGAGAACTCCTATGTCAGCGGACCCACCGCGGCGCGCTGGACGGGCGCCGGGACGTTCGATCCCTTCGACCAGAGCCGGCGCATTGACTCCGGTTTCGCGGAGGTGCGCATTCCCGTCACCAGTCCGGCGTGGAATTTCCGCGGGGCCCGGGTCCTCGACCTCTCCCTGGCCTACCGCATGGAAAAATACAGTGACGTCGGAAATTCCAGCGTGCCGAAATACAGCGTGCGCTGGCAGCCGGTGGATGAGTCCCTGACCCTGCGCTACACCTATGCCAAGTCGTTCACCGCTCCCGGCCTCTATTTTCTGTTCGGTCCGTCCAACCAGACGCTGACGACCGCCGCCACCGTGCCGACCGCCCTCGGTTTTCCCGGCCAGGCCAACAACCTCACGACCAACAATCCCGACTTGAAGCCCTCGACCGCCGTGACGCAGGCCGCGGGCCTCGTGTTCTCGCCGAAGGGAATCAAGAACCTCACCTTGACCGTGGATTACATCAGCGCGGATCAAAAGGGCGTCGTGGGCGGGCCGGGCGCGGGCGTGACCCTGAGCACCACCGACCGGCTGGGCGCGGCTTCGCCCTACCTCGGCAATGTCGCCCTCAACAACTTCCCCGGCCGGCCCGGGGCGGTCGCGATCACCCAGGTCCACCAGCTCAGTGATCTCCTGCGGAACGGCGGCAGCGCCTCCAGCATCTATCTCACGAGCAATTTCATCAACCTCAGCGGCGCCAAGGTGCGCGCGTTCGACGTGAACGTGGACTACGAATTGCACACTGAAAACCTCGGCAAGTTCGACTTCAACTCCGCCGCGACCATCTTCCAAAGCTACCGGTTCAAGGCGCTGCCCGAGCAGCCCTACTACGAATACGTGGGCTACGCGACCAACGGCGGCACCGGCCAGCAGGGCACCATCCCGCGCTACCGCCTCTACTCGGTCGTTGACTGGAATCGCGGCCCGTGGCGCGTGATGGTCGGCAATACCTTCGTGCCGGGCGTCACGGACATCGGCGTGGGCGGGGATACTTATGCGAACAGCACGACGATCAAGGCGACCCCCGTGGCCTCCTACGCCTCGTGGGACCTCCAGTTCGGCTACACCTTCGCCGGGAAATCGACGCACCGCTGGATTCCCCGCAACACGAAGCTCACGCTGGGCGTGAACAATGTCTTTGATCGCATGCCGCCGAGCGCCCCGCAGGCATTTACCGACTCTTCCGTCGACCCCTCGACCTATGGTCTGATCGGCCGTCTCATCTTCGTTTCCACGGCGGTCAAATTCTGA